AAAGGCTTTGAAGTAGCTATGATAGAAGTTGGAGAACAAGACCACGTTCACATATTTGTATCTGCACATCCCAAAATAGCACCTTCCTACATAGTGAAGATGATAAAGGGAATAAGTGCGAGAAAGTTGTTTTTGAAATTCCCCGAGCTTAAAAAGAAGTTGTGGAAAGGACACTTGTGGAATTCCTCTTACTACATAGAAAGCATAGGCTCAATTTCTGAAGATGTGATACGCAAATACATAGAGAACCAAAAGAGGAAGTAGATGCTCTACGTTTACAGGTTCAGACTTTACCCTAAGAAAGGACAAGTAGAGTTTTTAAACCGTCAAATAGGTCATTGCAGGTTTGTTTACAACAAGCTTCTTGAAATAGCTAAAGAGTCTTATGAAAAAGAAGGAAAAAAGTGGAACTACTATGAATACAAGAGACTGCTGCCAAAACTTAAAGAGGAATTTCCGTTTCTTAAAGAAGCTAACAGTCAATCGCTTCAAGAAGCCGTAAAGTGGCTTGATAGAGCGTTCAAGAACTTCTTTAAAGGACTTGCGAAATTTCCCAGATTCAAGAGGAAAAAGAGAGTAAACAGCGTATCAATTCCCCAGCATTTCCGTATAGAGGGAGACAAAATCAAAATACCAAAACTCAAAACACCGATAAAGCTCAAAAAGCACAGGGAGATAGAAGGAAAAATAAAGAGCATCTCAATAACCAAGTTACCTTCTGGAAAGTTCTACCTTAACGTCCTTGTTGACAGGGAAATAGAACCACTTCCAGAAACAGACAAAGTAGTAGCAATAGACGTAGGACTAAAGTCTTTTTGCACCCTCTCAACGGGAGAGAAGATAGAAAATCCAAGACACCTGTTAAAGACGGAAAAAAGACTTAAAAAGCTCCAGAGGAAGCTATCAAGGAAGATAAAGGGAAGCAACAAATACCTAAAACTGCAAAAGAATATAGCAAAACTCCACGAAAAGATAACGAACCAGAGGAACGACTTTCTCCATAAGCTAAGCAAAAGGATAGTCGGCGATAACCAAGTCGTGATAGTGGAAGATTTAAACGTCAAAGGGCTACTTCAAAACGGCAACCTTTCAAAGCACATAGCTGACGCAAGCTGGAGGAAGTTCATCACCTATCTGGAGTGTAAGACGAAGCTCTACGGTAGGAAACTCATCAAGGTAAATCCATTCTATCCGTCGTCAAAACTCTGCTGGGTGTGTGGATATAAAAACGAGAATCTCAAGCTGTCTGATAGAAGATGGGTATGTCCTAACTGTGGAACGGAACACGACAGGGACTACAACGCAACCTTAAATTTGCTGAAAGAAGGACTCAGAACACTCAAGGGTTCGCTCACCTTACGAGCGGTAGGGCTGGGACGGCCCGAACTTATGTCCGTGGAGAGTGTGAGTGCACTCGTTGAAGCGGGAAGCTCCTCATTTCAATGAGGAGTAGTTCACGTCTTCTATCAGCAATGGCTACAAAAATTTTCACCACCCGCTTGTCCTCCCTATTATAATAAGTTCTATGACATCATAGGTGTAGGGTTACCATGTTCATCAAAGTCTACGCACAGATTACAACTTCCTTGGTTCAATTCCAACTTTTTTCCTATCGGTAACTTGCAAAGTAAAAAGAACGCATTTCTGTCCACTTGTAAATTTTCTCCTATTATTTTTGATTATAAAGAATCTTCTTACTTTTCATTTTTTAAAACAAAAAACCTGCCAAATCCTGCCACTTCTTGCCTCTCCCTGCCGTAGTATGGAAGAAACCGCTATCTGGAGGTAAGAAGTGGCTAAAGACAAGAAAAATACAGAGGTACAGGAAAAGCAAAATACCCAGGTTCAGAAACAACCTAAACAAACTCAAAAACCTGCCCAGAAGCCCAGGAAATACCGCTCTCTATCAAGTTTTATAGAAGTTTTTGAGTATGAAGGAAAGAGATACACAATTCATCCCAACTCTATCGTTGAAAATCTTCCGGAAGATGCTCCGCAGGTAAAAAGACTTATCGAGCAAAAGAAACTTGTTGAAGTTAAGTAGGGGGTAAATAATGGCTTTTAACCATGGTGTTTATATACAGGAACAGGATACGGCAGTATTTGGTGTTAGAACTGTTGATTCGGCATTGCCTTTTGTTGTTGGTAAAGCTCCTGTTGGTGCACCTGTTAATCAAGCTGAGCTTGTTTTTAATTTCACTGACTTTGTCAACAAATTCGGCTGGAGTGATGATACTGAGACTTATACTCTATGTGAATTCGCAAAAGTTTATTTCCAATTCTACGGAAATGCCCCAGCTGTTTTTGTAAACGTCTTTGATCCTGATGTTCACGTTGACGATAGTGGTAACCCCGATCCTTCTTTGGTAACTGCTGCTGATGTAGTTGGAGGGGTAGATTCAACTACTGGAGCAAGGACAGGACTTGAGCTTATAGAAGAAGTTTTCCCTCGTTTTGGAAAGATTGTGGGAACTATTCTTGCACCTGGATTTTCTCACGATTCAACTGTCTATAACGCAATGATTGCTAAGGCTGAGAATCTTTCCGGACACTTTAAGGCTATGGCTTACATCGACGTTCCACCTGACGCTCAGACTCCGGCTGACATTGTGGCATTTAAGTCAGGGATTGGTTCTCCACACGCTTACGTCGTGGCTCCTGGTGTGAAGTATGGGGATATTGTTCATCACCTTTCTATTCACGCAGCGGCACTTACTGCTCAGGTTGATGCCAATAATGATGGTGTTCCTTTCGAGTCTCCTTCTAACAAAGAACTTAGAATTTCTGAACCTGTTAAGGCGTTTACTATCCAGGAAGCCAACTACTTAAATGAGCAAGGTATTGCAACTGTATTTAAAATGTTTTCTGGTTACAAACTCTGGGGTAACAGAACTGCTGCATTCCCCGGTAATACAGACATAAAAGACTCTTTCCTTCCTAACCGCCGTATGGCTAACTGGATAGAAAACAACCTTGTTGTTAACACCTGGCAGAAAGTAGATGACCCTATGAACAAAAGACTTGTGGAATCTATTGTTGACACATGGAACATAGCTCTTGGCGGTCTTGTTGGCAGAGGTTATCTCCTGGGTGCTAAGGTTTACTTTCTTGAAGATGATAATCCGCTAACGGACCTCGCTAATGGAATAATAAGGTTCAGAATAAATTACCTTGCACCACCACCAGCAGAAGATATTGAGTTCATTCTCGTTGTAGATGTCAACTACTTCAAGAATCTCTTTAAGTAAGGAGGCAATCGGCCATGGTTAACATACCAACAAAACTGAAAGATGTAAACTTCTATGTTGATGGTAAAGACTGGATGGGAAAGGGGGAAATCAAACTCCCAGATATTTCTCATAAAACACAGGATGTTTCTCCCATGGGAATAGCAGGAACTCTCTCTCTGCCAAACGTTGGAGACATTGAGCCACTCAAAGGAGAAGTTAAGCTCCTGACTGTCTGGAAAGACTCTCTTGCGGTCTGTCTCAACCCTAAGCAGGCTGTAATGCTTGACGTTAGAGGAGTTGTTCAGGTTATGAATCCACAAACCGGGCTTATGGAAGATAAGCCCGTTGTAGTCAAAATGAGAGCTTACTTCGCAAAAACCGGTATCGGAAACTGGAAACCCGGAGAGGGAGACCAGCCTACCCTTGAATACTCCGCCGTTTACATGAAGATAACCGTTGATGGACAGGACGTCTTTGAATACGACCCGATTGCCTACAAGCTCATCGTTAACGGTCAAGACCTACTCGCTGACACAAGAGCAGCACTTGGAAAGTAAAGGGGGATTAGATGAGAGTAACCGTTAGGAAAAGGAAGGCTAACTATCAGGAGATTGTCATAAACGAGCCTACCGTTGAAGACATGATTAAGGCCGAGAAGATGAGTGACGGAGACAGAAGTTTTGAGTTTGCTGTTTGTCTCCTTTCAATCATAGCTGAGTTTGATGGCCAGAAACTTCCTCCAGAGGAGATTAAGAAACTTCCCGCATCGGTTTTTTTAGAAATCTCCCGCTCGTTTATGGAGTTGGGACTAACGGAATTAGGCGAGCAGTTATCCTCCTCTCAAAATCAACAGGCTGGGGATTAAGGGAGATTCTCTCCCTCCCCTATTCTGAATTTTTGGAATGGCTTTCTGCGGCTGGCAAAGTAGAAGAGGAGATAGGAGATGCAGTTAAAGCTGGGAGCGATAGGAGAGATGGTTGAGGGAATAGAGGATTTAAGACAGAGGGTAAGGATAGTTCTTGAGACGCCCAAAGGTTTTGACCCTCACCGCCCGGAATTCGGTTCAAATATCTGGCAGTGGCTTGATAGACCTTTTACTGAAGCTATGCCTAACGTGATAGCTGAAGCCTACGAGGCGATAGAACGCTGGATAACAGACTTCAAAGTAAGTCAAATAAAAGTGGAAGAAGCTAACGAAAACGGAAGATTCTTCTTTTCTATACGTGGCATCTGGAACGGTGAGGCTGTCGAGGTAGAGGTATGATTGACTTAAACACATTGCCTGAGCCTGTATTTGTAGAGGCTGATTACGAGAAAATAATTAACGAGCTTATAGCCTCTTGGGAAGCTCAGACCGGTGCTCGGCTCCAGCCTGCGCAGCTTGAAAGGCTAATCCTTGACGTTATCGCCTACAGGGAGAACGTCTTAAAGCTTGCCATAAATGAAGCTGCTAAGCAGAACCTACTTGCTTTTGCCAAAGGAGAGGAGCTTGACCACTTGGGCGCTCTTCTCGGAGTTAAAAGGCTTCCATCTCAACCCGCCTTAACTACCTTGAGATTTGAATTCCAAGAACCTTTACCTGTGCAGATTCTAATTCCAAAAGGCACTCAGGTTAGAAGCTCCGACGGTAAAGTTATTTTTCAAACAAAAGAGGACGTAAACGCCGAAATAGGAAGTGAATACGTTGACGTTTTGGCCGAGTGCACTGAAGTTGGAATCATCGGAAACGGTTATGAGACCAGCACGATAAACGAACTTGTTAATCCACTTCCTTACGTTTCAAAAGTTTACAACATAACAATTTCTACAGGCGGTGCAGATGTAGAAGATGATGACCACTTTAGAAGCAGAATTCAATTAGCACCTGAAAGTTTCTCTAATGCAGGAAGTAAAGGAGCTTATATCTACTTTGCAAAAACAGCTCATCAAGATATAGTTGACGTTGCAGTAGAAAGCCCGGAGCCGGGAGTGGTAAACGTTTACCCTCTCCTTAAAGGAGGAGTTATTCCGGGAGATGAAATTATCTCCCTTGTTGAAGAAACTCTTAACGCTGATAAGGTAAGACCGCTAACTGACAAAGTTCAGGTTTTGCCACCTGACCCTGTTAGCTTTGACATTAACGTTGACCTTTATATCTATAAAAGCTACACGACTTTAGCCAACACTATCAAAACTGAAGCTGAAAACAGACTCAACGCTTACGCCGAAAAACTCAAAAACAAACTCGGAATGGATATTGTTCCAGAACAAATAATCGATTTGCTTCAGAGTATTCCTGGTGTTTACAGATCCCAAATCAATTCTCCGTCAGAGTGCCAAGTTCTGCCACTTAATCAAGTTGCAGTCGTTAATCTAATAACAGTAAACATTGTTGTGGCTGTCGATGGCTAAGACTATAGAACTATTTCCTCCTAACTTAAGGGAAGATAAGAACATACAAGCCTTTGCAAGTATTCTTGATAAGGTTTTTTCCGAACTAACAGAACAAGACCTCCAAAAGCTTTTTATCTATACTATCAACAGCCAACCTGAAGAGGTTTTGGATTGGTTAGCCTGGCAGTTCCACGTTGAAGGCTATGACTTATCAGAAAGTTTAGAAGAAAAAAGAAACTTAGTTAAGTCTGCAATAGAGCTCCACCGCTATAAAGGAACGAAACACGCAATTGAAAAAGTTCTGAAAGCCTTAAACATTTCTGGTGAAGTTAAAGAGTGGTTTGAATACGGGGGAGAACCCTACAAATTCAAGATAGAGCTTGGTATTCAGAATAGGGAAATCACTCCAGAACTAAGAGACAAACTTCTCCAGCTTATAAACGAATATAAAAACGAAAGAAGTTGGCTTGAGGAAATTCTTCTTTCCTATCTTGCTGTTGGAGCTTTCCCTTTCGCCATAGGGCAGATTGCTGAAACAGAATCTTTTTCAGAGTGTCAAACAGAATTGGAGTGGCTTGCAAGTGGTTCTATCCCGCTTGCTGTTTCTTCGGTAGCTGAAACCGAAGCTGTAGCAGATATGGAGGCTTAAGGTGGCAGAAGGAAAAACCGTCATAACTCTGAATGGATTAAAGGCTCTAACAGAGGCTTCAACCCTTGGCAGGCAAGTTAAGCCTGTCTATTTCAAGGTCTCCGACCAGGATATCGGAGACATTTATCCTGGTATAGACATAGATGACCTTTCAGGAGTTTGGTATCAAGCAAATATTTCTGGTTACATCTCTGTCAACGATTCAACCGTTCAGTTCATTCTGGACATACCAGAAGAATCTGCAACAAAGTATGGAAAAGTTTTCGGACTCTATCTTGAAGATGGAACCCTCTTTGCCGTTGCAGTTCCTCCTTATCCATTTCCGCCACTAATGCGTCAGAGGTTTAAAGTCCAATTCGTTTGGCAGCAAATAGACTCCGTAATGAATTTTGAGGATATTCCCTTCTATGAATTTGACCAAGACGTTGTTCACCTTGACGCTATTTCCACAATCTCTTTGGCTCTCTTTGACGTTCAGGAGCACTTGATAGTTCTGGAGCAGTTCAAGGCTGATTACTATCGCTTTAAGTCGGGAGTTTCTGAAAGACTCCAGAACCACGAAGAAAGAATTTCAGCAAACAAATATGAAATAGAAGCCCACGAAAATGCAATTCTTGATACGTCTTCAACACTTTCAGAACAGGTGCTATCTCTTTCAGAAGTAGTCGGACTCATTCCGGAAGCTATTGCTGAAGCGGTGAAGCAACACAACACAGATACCGAATCTCACCCTGACATCAGACAGAAAATATCCTCTCTATCTTTGGCACTTTCTTCTTTGATTGTCCAAGACGTGCGAAATCCTGGATGGATGAAAATCGGCAATTTGCTGATAGAGTGGGGCTCTGTGGCAAACAACGGTAACGGTGGTGCCTCTGTTGTTTTCCCGAAACCATATTCAGAATTCGTGATCCCATTACTCTCATCATCGCAGGCAAATTCACCTGCACATCATGTCTATGTTGCAAATCTATCACTTGAGAGTATGGGCATCGCCATCACGAGCAGTGATGGCGCCCCCAATACAGACACGGATATTTCAGTTTATTGGTTAAGTATAGGAAGATAAGGAGGTTAACATGGGTGTAAACCTTGCAGAATTTAGTCAAAAACTTGATAGGTTGATTTACAACATGTCAGAACAAAACAAAAAAGCATATACGACTTTTTTTGACCCAAATCCTCAAACTGTACAGCTTCCACAGTTAGATGAAAATGGAAATCTTGTAACAGTTGAACTTCCTAACCGAGCTCTCATAAAGAAACAAATGTGGGATGATTTTGGTGGTGCAATTGGGCAAATGTATAAAACTGTTTATGTTGATGCTGTAAACGGTGATGATTTAAATCCAGGGACTTCTGATGCACCATTTAAAACATTATCAAAAGCATTATCAGTTATTCCTACTGGTGGGTGGGGGATTATTTTTTTAAAATCAGACATTGTTTATGGTGGAACTGATAATGTTATCGTGGCTAAAGATAATATAACTGCAATAATTTTAAAAGATTCTTCTTTAACAACTCATCCAAAAATTACATTTAATAATTACACAAAAATATTACATGGTAATAACAATAGGTTGTGGTTTAATAGTATTGATTTTGATTTTAATTTGTCAGGGTTTACGTATAGTCCATCATTATTTATGTGGAATACTCATGTATATCAAGGAGATGCAGGAATTTCAATGGGAGGTGGATTAGGATTTGATTATTGTAATATAAATATAAATGTTGATTTTGATTATCTTGTTTATTTAGTAATGTCAATTCCATTTATTAAAATGGTCAACACTATAACTACATACACTAATTCAACTGGGAATGATTATTTTAAAATTACAGATGCAGCTCAATGTGTAAACATTAATTTTGAAGGTAGTTGGAGCATAATTGTCAACGGAACTGTGTTATCAGATTCTGATATATCATCTCATATTGTTAGTATAGTTAGAGATACTAATGGTGTTCCGAGAAATATTCTATCAAACATAATCCTTTAACAAATAAATCTTGAGAGGTGAAAAGATGATTGAAGTAATCAAATTAGGAAATTTAGTTTATGAAAATGCAGAACTTAAAATACTTCAACCAACAGCTTTTAATGAATCAGGAGAACCAACTGAATTTGAAGAAATTCTAAATCCTATATTTCCGCAAGATATAGATTCTCTAAAGGTAGCTTTCAAAGATACTCTTGACTGGTTTACAACAAGATATATTAATCAAAAACTTCAAGAAATACAAGAAGATTTACAAGATTTAGTATCTGAATCTAATTATCTTGAAGGAGTATTTCTCTCTTTAGGTTATGATATTAACCAAGTAAAAGCTGAAGTAACAAAAGTAGCAATGGGAGTAGAAGATATAGCTACAGCACAAGCAAATCTTTCTTTACCAGATGAACATCTTCCATACTTAGAGAGAAGTGTAGAAATAGCCAAGATTTTCAAGTGGAAAGAAGATGTTTGGAAAGCAGAAGAACAATTAGAAGCAAAGGTAGATGGTTACACTGACTATGAATCTTTGCTTGATTTTGATGTAAAAACTGAATGTGAGACTGCTTATTCCGAAATCCCATTAGAGGTATAACGTGCCAAAAGCCTACGTCCTTGCCTCAAAAGGAATCAGCCTCACGAGCCGAGCTATACGCTTTCGGCAGTGGGGCTTTCCCTACACTCACATAGCCTACTGCCTTGACTTAGCAAACCCTAACGACCCAATAGTAATAGAAGCGTGGTGTAGTGGCGTTAGAAAAGGAAAGTTTTCAGGAGCTCACACACCAGGAACTGAATTTTCCGTTTTCTCAGTAAGCGTCTCAAAAGAACAAAAAGAAAAGATAGAAAAATTCCTCTTTAGCCAACTTGGGAAGCCTTACGACTTTTTAGGAATCTTAGGATTTGTTCTGTTTAATCCAAATATAGAAAGCAAAAACAGATGGTTCTGTTCTGAACTTGTATTTACGGCATTCAAACAAGCAAGAGCTGAACTTCTCAAAAACACCCATCCTTCAGAAGTCAGCCCCCGGCTATTTCTAAAGTCCCCACTTTTACAATTTGAATATTCAGCAAAGTTAGGAGAAGATTATGGCGTTCAAAGAGGCTTTAAAGAAGGTGCTACAACTTGAGGGTGGACTCAAGCTTCATAAGAATAAAACAGAAAGATTTGAGACCTATGCAGGGATATATAGAGGAGCCCATCCCGAGTGGGAAGGGTGGCAATACATAGACAGAGGAGAAACTCCACCGTTTTCTCTTGTAGAGAGCTTTTACTACGAAAACTTTTACAAGCCTTTTGAGCAGGTAGGAAGTGAAAGAATCCGAGACCTTCTCTTTGAAACCTCAGTCAACCTTGGAGTTCGCCAGACAGTAAAACTTGCACAGAAGGTTTTAGGAGTAAAAGCAGACGGAATAATCGGGGAGAAGACCCTCTCTGCCTTAAACAGCATAAAGGAAGAAGAGTTCATCAGAGACTTCACCCTTGCAAGAATAGCCTTTTACACGGCATTGGCAAATAGGAACCCTAAAAGATATTCCATTTACTTAAGAGGTTGGATAAACCGAACCTTGGAGGCTTTATCGTGGGTATCTTAGACTTTCTTACAGGAGGAGTAGGTAAAAGCGTTGTTGATGCTGTCAAAGAGTTAGCGGATGATTTTATAACTACCGATGAAGAAAAATTTGAACAGTTAATCAAAAAAGAAGAATTGCGATTAAAACAGGAACAACTTAAACTTGAAAGAGAAAAAGCCT
The sequence above is a segment of the Desulfurobacterium indicum genome. Coding sequences within it:
- a CDS encoding RNA-guided endonuclease TnpB family protein, with translation MLYVYRFRLYPKKGQVEFLNRQIGHCRFVYNKLLEIAKESYEKEGKKWNYYEYKRLLPKLKEEFPFLKEANSQSLQEAVKWLDRAFKNFFKGLAKFPRFKRKKRVNSVSIPQHFRIEGDKIKIPKLKTPIKLKKHREIEGKIKSISITKLPSGKFYLNVLVDREIEPLPETDKVVAIDVGLKSFCTLSTGEKIENPRHLLKTEKRLKKLQRKLSRKIKGSNKYLKLQKNIAKLHEKITNQRNDFLHKLSKRIVGDNQVVIVEDLNVKGLLQNGNLSKHIADASWRKFITYLECKTKLYGRKLIKVNPFYPSSKLCWVCGYKNENLKLSDRRWVCPNCGTEHDRDYNATLNLLKEGLRTLKGSLTLRAVGLGRPELMSVESVSALVEAGSSSFQ
- a CDS encoding YiiX/YebB-like N1pC/P60 family cysteine hydrolase, which encodes MPKAYVLASKGISLTSRAIRFRQWGFPYTHIAYCLDLANPNDPIVIEAWCSGVRKGKFSGAHTPGTEFSVFSVSVSKEQKEKIEKFLFSQLGKPYDFLGILGFVLFNPNIESKNRWFCSELVFTAFKQARAELLKNTHPSEVSPRLFLKSPLLQFEYSAKLGEDYGVQRGFKEGATT
- a CDS encoding gp53-like domain-containing protein, whose translation is MAEGKTVITLNGLKALTEASTLGRQVKPVYFKVSDQDIGDIYPGIDIDDLSGVWYQANISGYISVNDSTVQFILDIPEESATKYGKVFGLYLEDGTLFAVAVPPYPFPPLMRQRFKVQFVWQQIDSVMNFEDIPFYEFDQDVVHLDAISTISLALFDVQEHLIVLEQFKADYYRFKSGVSERLQNHEERISANKYEIEAHENAILDTSSTLSEQVLSLSEVVGLIPEAIAEAVKQHNTDTESHPDIRQKISSLSLALSSLIVQDVRNPGWMKIGNLLIEWGSVANNGNGGASVVFPKPYSEFVIPLLSSSQANSPAHHVYVANLSLESMGIAITSSDGAPNTDTDISVYWLSIGR
- a CDS encoding baseplate assembly protein, encoding MIDLNTLPEPVFVEADYEKIINELIASWEAQTGARLQPAQLERLILDVIAYRENVLKLAINEAAKQNLLAFAKGEELDHLGALLGVKRLPSQPALTTLRFEFQEPLPVQILIPKGTQVRSSDGKVIFQTKEDVNAEIGSEYVDVLAECTEVGIIGNGYETSTINELVNPLPYVSKVYNITISTGGADVEDDDHFRSRIQLAPESFSNAGSKGAYIYFAKTAHQDIVDVAVESPEPGVVNVYPLLKGGVIPGDEIISLVEETLNADKVRPLTDKVQVLPPDPVSFDINVDLYIYKSYTTLANTIKTEAENRLNAYAEKLKNKLGMDIVPEQIIDLLQSIPGVYRSQINSPSECQVLPLNQVAVVNLITVNIVVAVDG
- the tnpA gene encoding IS200/IS605 family transposase, with the translated sequence MSKTNLKSNVKRGRTCVYNCNYHIVFSTKYRRKVLTPKVEEYLKKVIIETGIGKGFEVAMIEVGEQDHVHIFVSAHPKIAPSYIVKMIKGISARKLFLKFPELKKKLWKGHLWNSSYYIESIGSISEDVIRKYIENQKRK
- a CDS encoding phage tail sheath family protein; amino-acid sequence: MAFNHGVYIQEQDTAVFGVRTVDSALPFVVGKAPVGAPVNQAELVFNFTDFVNKFGWSDDTETYTLCEFAKVYFQFYGNAPAVFVNVFDPDVHVDDSGNPDPSLVTAADVVGGVDSTTGARTGLELIEEVFPRFGKIVGTILAPGFSHDSTVYNAMIAKAENLSGHFKAMAYIDVPPDAQTPADIVAFKSGIGSPHAYVVAPGVKYGDIVHHLSIHAAALTAQVDANNDGVPFESPSNKELRISEPVKAFTIQEANYLNEQGIATVFKMFSGYKLWGNRTAAFPGNTDIKDSFLPNRRMANWIENNLVVNTWQKVDDPMNKRLVESIVDTWNIALGGLVGRGYLLGAKVYFLEDDNPLTDLANGIIRFRINYLAPPPAEDIEFILVVDVNYFKNLFK
- a CDS encoding phage tail assembly protein, producing the protein MRVTVRKRKANYQEIVINEPTVEDMIKAEKMSDGDRSFEFAVCLLSIIAEFDGQKLPPEEIKKLPASVFLEISRSFMELGLTELGEQLSSSQNQQAGD
- a CDS encoding GPW/gp25 family protein, whose amino-acid sequence is MQLKLGAIGEMVEGIEDLRQRVRIVLETPKGFDPHRPEFGSNIWQWLDRPFTEAMPNVIAEAYEAIERWITDFKVSQIKVEEANENGRFFFSIRGIWNGEAVEVEV
- a CDS encoding phage major tail tube protein — encoded protein: MVNIPTKLKDVNFYVDGKDWMGKGEIKLPDISHKTQDVSPMGIAGTLSLPNVGDIEPLKGEVKLLTVWKDSLAVCLNPKQAVMLDVRGVVQVMNPQTGLMEDKPVVVKMRAYFAKTGIGNWKPGEGDQPTLEYSAVYMKITVDGQDVFEYDPIAYKLIVNGQDLLADTRAALGK
- a CDS encoding putative peptidoglycan-binding domain-containing protein, whose product is MAFKEALKKVLQLEGGLKLHKNKTERFETYAGIYRGAHPEWEGWQYIDRGETPPFSLVESFYYENFYKPFEQVGSERIRDLLFETSVNLGVRQTVKLAQKVLGVKADGIIGEKTLSALNSIKEEEFIRDFTLARIAFYTALANRNPKRYSIYLRGWINRTLEALSWVS
- a CDS encoding phage tail protein I codes for the protein MAKTIELFPPNLREDKNIQAFASILDKVFSELTEQDLQKLFIYTINSQPEEVLDWLAWQFHVEGYDLSESLEEKRNLVKSAIELHRYKGTKHAIEKVLKALNISGEVKEWFEYGGEPYKFKIELGIQNREITPELRDKLLQLINEYKNERSWLEEILLSYLAVGAFPFAIGQIAETESFSECQTELEWLASGSIPLAVSSVAETEAVADMEA